A genomic region of Pelodiscus sinensis isolate JC-2024 chromosome 17, ASM4963464v1, whole genome shotgun sequence contains the following coding sequences:
- the GPX3 gene encoding glutathione peroxidase 3 precursor (The RefSeq protein has 1 substitution compared to this genomic sequence) gives MGGGFRASWIFPLVLAGFIQPNQGQEKQKVDCYNSVEGTIYNYGAVTIDGREYVPFRKYKGKMILFVNVATYUGLTLQYLELNALHTELAPYGLTVLGFPSNQFGKQEPGENDEILPALKYVRPGGGFVPNFQLFQKGDVNGEKEQKFYTFLKNSCPPVVESFGDPKRLFWEPLKVHDIKWNFEKFLVGPTGQPVMRWSPRTNMAAVKNDIVDYMRRQAFLLGRQQEGRER, from the exons ATGGGGGGCGGATTCAGGGCCTCGTGGATTTTCCCCTTGGTCTTGGCTGGGTTCATTCAGCCTAACCAGGGACAGGAGAAACAGAAG GTGGACTGTTACAACTCCGTGGAGGGAACAATCTACAACTACGGGGCCGTCACCATAGACGGGCGAGAGTACGTCCCCTTCAGGAAGTACAAAGGGAAGATGATCCTCTTCGTGAACGTGGCCACCTACTGAGGACTCACCCTGCAGTACCTGG AACTGAATGCACTACACACGGAGCTGGCGCCCTACGGCCTCACCGTCCTGGGCTTCCCGAGCAACCAGTTTGGCAAGCAAGAGCCTGGCGAGAACGACGAAATCCTCCCCGCGCTGAA ATACGTCCGGCCCGGGGGCGGCTTTGTCCCAAACTTCCAGCTCTTTCAGAAAGGGGACGTGaatggggagaaggagcagaagTTCTACACCTTCCTGAAG AACTCCTGCCCGCCCGTGGTGGAAAGCTTCGGCGACCCCAAAAGGCTCTTCTGGGAACCCCTGAAGGTCCATGACATCAAGTGGAACTTTGAGAAGTTCCTGGTCGGCCCCACGGGGCAGCCTGTGATGAGGTGGAGCCCCCGGACGAACATGGCCGCGGTGAAGAACGACATCGTGGATTACATGAGGCGgcaggccttcctcctggggcgGCAGCAGGAGGGCAGGGAACGCTAA